One Luteibacter sp. 9135 DNA segment encodes these proteins:
- a CDS encoding helix-turn-helix domain-containing protein: MNAVRLTAGEAANETSMQSALSECVSRTVLRYLADIGDTEGGEGLHALVIREVEGPLLREVLAFHEGNQSRAAVALGINRATLRKKLAAHGLS, encoded by the coding sequence GCCGCCAACGAGACCTCCATGCAGAGCGCCCTCAGCGAATGCGTCAGCCGCACCGTGCTTCGTTACCTCGCCGACATCGGCGACACCGAAGGCGGTGAAGGCCTGCATGCCCTGGTCATCCGCGAGGTCGAAGGCCCGCTGCTGCGCGAGGTGCTGGCCTTCCACGAAGGCAACCAGAGCCGCGCCGCCGTCGCCCTCGGCATCAATCGTGCCACCCTCCGCAAGAAGCTGGCGGCCCACGGCCTGTCCTGA